From Vitis vinifera cultivar Pinot Noir 40024 chromosome 3, ASM3070453v1, the proteins below share one genomic window:
- the LOC100258926 gene encoding DNA-directed RNA polymerases II, IV and V subunit 3, which produces MEGVSYQRFPKIKIREVKDDYAKFELRETDASMANALRRVMIAEVPTVAIDLVEIEVNSSVLNDEFIAHRLGLIPLTSERAMAMRFSRDCDACDGDGQCEFCSVEFHLRAKCMTDETLDVTSKDLISSDHTVVPVDFSDSSGYDSADKKGIIIVKLRRGQELRLRAIARKGIGKDHAKWSPAATVTFMYEPEIHINEDLMESLTLEEKTSWVESSPTKVFDIDASSQQVVVADAEAYTYDDEVLKKAEAMGKPGLVEIYAKEDSFIFTVESTGAIKASQLVLNAIDVLKQKLDAVRLSEDTVEADDQFGELGAHMRGG; this is translated from the exons ATGGAAGGAGTATCCTACCAGCGTTTCCCAAAAATCAAGATCCGGGAAGTCAAGGACGACTACGCCAAGTTCGAGCTCCGTGAGACCGATGCCAGCATGGCCAACGCTCTCCGCCGTGTCATGATCGCCGAAGTTCCCACCGTTGCCATTGACCTTGTCGAAATCGAGGTTAACTCCTCTGTTCTCAATGACGAGTTCATCGCCCACCGACTCGGACTCATTCCTCTCACCAGTGAGCGAGCCATGGCCATGCGATTCTCTCGCGACTGTGACGCATGCGACGGTGACGGCCAGTGCGAGTTTTGTTCCGTCGAGTTCCATTTGCGCGCCAAATGCATGACCGACGAAACCCTTGATGTTACTAGCAAGGACCTCATCAGCTCCGACCATACTGTTGTCCCTGTTGACTTCTCCGATTCCTCTGGCTACGATTCCGCCGATAAGaa GGGAATTATAATTGTGAAGCTGCGGCGAGGGCAAGAACTGAGGCTGAGAGCTATTGCCAGAAAGGGGATTGGGAAGGACCACGCCAAATGGTCACCGGCGGCTACTGTTACTTTTATGTACGAGCCTGAGATTCATATCAATGAAGATTTGATGGAATCTTTGACGCTTGAGGAGAAAACAAGTTGGGTTGAGAGCAGTCCCACAAAAGTTTTCGACATTGATGCTAGTTCCCAACAG GTTGTTGTGGCTGATGCTGAGGCATACACTTATGATGATGAAGTGCTCAAGAAAGCAGAAGCTATGGGGAAGCCAGGGCTTGTGGAGATCTATGCCAAAGAAGACAGTTTTATATTCACAGTTGAATCTACTGGTGCAATCAAAGCTTCTCAGTTGGTGCTCAATGCAATAGATGTTCTTAAACAAAAGCTTGATGCAGTGCGGCTATCAGAGGATACGGTAGAAGCTGATGATCAATTTGGTGAACTCGGTGCTCATATGCGAGGAGGATGA